ATGGTGGCCGTTTCGGCAATGAAGGAATGATTGGCCGCTACGGCAATGGGCACGCCGATGGAATGCCCCCCGCCCAGGACCAGGGAGACCACCGGTTTGGACATACTGATCAGTATTTCGGCAATGGCCAGACCGGCTTCAACATCGCCGCCTACGGTATTTAAAACCACCAGGAGACCTTTGATGCCGGGGTCCTGCTCGATGGCCACCAGCTGGGGAATAATGTGCTCATATTTGGTGGTTTTGTTCTGCGGCGGCAGGACCAGGTGGCCTTCGATCTGGCCTACGATCTGCACGCACTGAATTTCACTTTTATAGTCAGCGACATTAGTTTGCCCCAGCTCTTTAATGTTTTCTACCTCCGGGCTGGCAGGGGGGCGGGCGGTGACGCGCACCGGTTCCCCCGGCGGCTGGGGCGGGGATGTGGCCGGTTGATTGGGCACAGGGTTGGGACTGATCTCAGGGTTGGGCATAATTCAAACTCCCCCTTGTTTAATTTAAACCTGACTCAGTAAAGACCTGCGCAGGGTTATTATAGGAAATAAAGCCCGCAAACATACATCCCCATCTTTTTATTTAAGAAGCAAGGAATTTCAAACCATAGTGTAGAATAGTAGCAACCGGGGTGATGGAAAATGGCTCCTGCCAGGACACTGAATGAAAAGATAAAAAATGAAATTATCGGTGTGGCCCTGGTGGCCCTGGCCCTCCTCTGCCTGGCGGGGTTGTATGTCCTGGACCTGGGTTACATAAGTTCTGCTGCCAGTATTGGCGCCGTGGGTCAATTGCTGGTGGGTTTTTTAAAAGCCCTGACCGGCGAGGGCAAATATGTATTTCCTATATTCCTGGCTGCCTGGGGCATCCGCCTCATTACCGGGGGTAAAGTGAAGGATTCACGGCCGCGTTTGATAGGAGGCATTTTACTTTTTCTTACTTTTTTAAGCGCCCTGCACCAGCCTTTCTTAAATGGCAGTACTTATAAAGAAGCCCTGGCCTCTGGTGTCGCCGGCCAGGGTGGTGGTCTTCTTGGTGCTCTGGGTTCCCTGCTCCTGCGATCCATTTTCGGCCGGGTGGGCACGTGGATTGTGCTGGCGGCCTTAGTTCTTATCGCTTTTCTCCTGACCACTGGCGTTTCTTTAACCCGCTTTACCAGGCGTCTGGGCCAAATGCTCTGTGTTACCTTCCAGTCCATTAAAAGCTGGCTCCTGGCCTTTCTCTTTACCGAGGTTGAAGAAGAGGAGCCGGAGGTAAAGGAAAAGAAAAGCCCAAAGGCCAGGGGGAAGGCTTTGTCGCGAGAACGGGAAGTAGTGCCCGTGGTCATTAACCCCCCACCAGAACCTTCGCCACCGCTCATTCAGCCAGCGGTCAGTGCGGAAGAGCCGGCCCAGGCCAGGGTCTACCCGGAAAGCCCGGTACCGCCTGTCGGCGAGGACGAGAAGAAAGCCCGGCGCCGGCCCAAAGTTAATATTCAGGCGGAGGATCCTGCCGGGAAAGAGGGGGAAGATACCACCTCCGAGCAACCCGGCCCCTATGTTTTACCGCCTTTGAGTCTTTTAACCCGCCCGGTAAGGGTAAAAAATCCCCGCCTGGAAAAGGACATTACCGACCGGATCAAGATCCTGGAAGATACCCTGGACAGCTTTGGTGTCAAGGTCAAGGTGACGCAGGTCAGCTGTGGCCCGACGGTGACCCGCTATGAAGTCCAGCCGGCGCCGGGGGTGAAGGTGAGCAGGATCGTCAGCCTGGCCGACGATATTGCCCTGAGCCTGGCAGCCGCCCAGGTGCGGATTGAAGCCCCCATTCCGGGCAAGGCGGCAGTGGGGATTGAGGTGCCCAATAAGGAAATCGCTGTGGTTCACCTGCGGGAGGTGCTGGAAGATCCTGCCTTTATGGAATCCAGCAGCAAGCTGACGGTGGCCCTGGGTAAAGATATTGCCGGCAACCCGGTAATTGCCGACCTGGCGAAAATGCCTCACCTCCTGATTGCCGGGACTACCGGTTCTGGCAAGAGCGTCTGCCTGAACGCCCTGATTTGCAGCCTGCTGTTTAAAGCCACCCCTCAGGAGCTAAAACTTTTGATGATTGACCCTAAAATGGTGGAGCTGACCCAGTACAATGGCATTCCCCACCTGCTGGCGCCGGTGGTCAGCCAGCCGAAGAAAGCCGCCGCGGCCCTGCAGTGGATGGTCGGTGAAATGGAGAAACGCTATGAGCTTTTTGCCGGCGCCGGGGTCAAGGATATTACCCGCTACAACCGCTTGATGCACAAGGAAAACGGCGGCCTGGGGGCCTTACCCCTGGTAGTAGTCCTTATTGATGAGCTGGCCGACCTGATGATGGTGGCCCCGGCCGATGTGGAGGACGCCATCTGCCGCCTGGCCCAGATGGCCCGGGCGGCCGGCATTCATCTGGTTGTGGCCACCCAGAGACCTTCAGTAGATGTCATTACTGGCCTGATTAAGGCCAACATCTCTTCCCGGATTGCCTTTGCCGTTTCCTCCCAAATTGATTCCCGGACCATATTGGATATGGCCGGGGCGGAAAAGCTTTTAGGCCGCGGTGATATGCTCTTTTTGCCCATTGGGGCCAGCAAGCCCATCCGCGTCCAGGGGGTTTATGTTTCTGACCGGGAAGTGGAAGACCTGGTGACTTATGTCAAACAGCAAGGCCGGCCGGAATATAACCCTAATTTCCTGAAAGGAGAGGAGAGCAGCGAAGACAACAGCGGGGCGGAAGACGAGCTTTTCCCTGCAGCAGTCAAGGTGATCCTGGAAACTGGACAGGCTTCCATCTCCATGCTCCAGCGGCGCCTGCGGATAGGTTATACCAGGGCGGCAAGGTTAATGGATATGATGGAAGCCAGGGGTTTCGTGGGCGGCCATGAAGGCACCAAAGCCCGCGCCATTCTTACTAACTGGGAGGAATACCAGGAATTATTTGGCGCAAAAGAAGAATGATAAGGGCAGGAATCTCTTGATACGGTGTCGAAGATGATTTAAACACCGGGAGGTGAGGCCATGGAAAAGGTAGGGGAAGTGCTCCGCGCTGCCCGCCAGGCAAAGGGGATCTCTCTACGCGAAGTGGAAGAAGCTACCAAAATTCGCCTGCGCTACCTGGAAGCCCTTGAAAAGGGTGAGTATAATCAGATTCCCGGCCGGGTGTATGCCTTGGGTTTCGTGCGCAGTTATGCCCGCTATCTAGGACTGGATGTCCATGCTGTTATGCAGCAGTTTAAACAGGAATACCCTACCGAAGAAGATAATAACCCGGTGGAAGAGCAGCGCCTGGCAGCCAAGGGGTATGCGCGGGAGAAAAGAAGGCACTGGCTGCTGGTCCCGGCAGTACTTCTTGTCCTCTGGGGTATTAATTGGTTATATAATCATTACCGTCCTTCCTTAGACCAATCCGCCTCACCACCACAGCCACAGGTAACAGAACCGGCGCCGGTGGCCCCAGCACCACAGCAGCCCGTCACCGAGCCACCGCCGGTAGGGACAACGCCGCAGGTCCAGGGGGTGGAAGTCAAGGTCAGGGCTTCCGGGGACTGCTGGGTAGGGGTTACTGTTGATGGCAAAAACGATTTTGCCGGGGTTTTAAAGGCCGGCGAAAGCAGGATCTTCCAGGGGAAAGAGAAAATTATTGTTACCCTTGGCAGCGCCGGCGCTGTTGAGGTAACCATCAACGGCCAGGTCCAGCCATCCTTAGGTAGGGTGGGCGATGTAGTTACCTTTGAGGCTACTAAAGATTCCAGCCAGGCTAAAATAATGAGGAAACGATGATCAAAACTGCTGTTGTAACCCTTGGTTGCGCCAAGAATCAAGTTGACAGCGAGTATATGTTGGGCGTCCTTGATAAAAACCGTTTTGCCCTTGTTGGCGATCCCCGCGAGGCTGAAGTAGTTATCGTCAATACCTGCAGTTTTATTACAGCGGCCAAGCAGGAGGCCCTGGAAACTATTTTGGGGCTGGCCCAGGGAGAGCCACGGCCCTATATTATTGTTGCCGGGTGTCTCGCCCAGCAGCACGCCCAGGAGCTATGGCAGGAATTGCCTGAAGTCGCCGCTTTCATTGGTCCGGGAGCCATCAGCCGTCTGCCGCGGATTATTGAGCGGGTGTTAAAGGGGGAACGGCTTTTGGACGTTCCGCTTCCTGATAAAGAGGAGGGGGAACTACCCCGCCTTACAGAGAAGGGAAGGCCCTATGCTTATTTAAAGATTGCCGAGGGCTGTGATAATCGGTGCAGTTATTGTACCATCCCCGCCATCAAGGGGCCTTACCGCAGCCGCCCCCTGGAAAAGCTGGTTGCCGAAGCCAGGACCCTGGCCGCAGCAGGCGTAAAGGAATTGATCCTGGTGGCCCAGGACACTACCGCTTATGGTCTGGACTGTTACGGCGAGTATCGCTTGCCACGGCTTTTGCGGGAACTGGCCCGGATTCCGGAAATTGAGTGGCTGCGCATCCTCTATGCCTATCCCACCAGAATTAC
This Moorella sp. E308F DNA region includes the following protein-coding sequences:
- a CDS encoding ClpP family protease encodes the protein MPNPEISPNPVPNQPATSPPQPPGEPVRVTARPPASPEVENIKELGQTNVADYKSEIQCVQIVGQIEGHLVLPPQNKTTKYEHIIPQLVAIEQDPGIKGLLVVLNTVGGDVEAGLAIAEILISMSKPVVSLVLGGGHSIGVPIAVAANHSFIAETATMTIHPIRLTGLVIGVPQTYEYLDKMQDRVIRFIVEHANISEQELRRLMFQTGELARDIGTILVGKDAVKVGLINEVGGLSQAVQHLKRLIAEGVPGPGKLH
- a CDS encoding FtsK/SpoIIIE family DNA translocase encodes the protein MAPARTLNEKIKNEIIGVALVALALLCLAGLYVLDLGYISSAASIGAVGQLLVGFLKALTGEGKYVFPIFLAAWGIRLITGGKVKDSRPRLIGGILLFLTFLSALHQPFLNGSTYKEALASGVAGQGGGLLGALGSLLLRSIFGRVGTWIVLAALVLIAFLLTTGVSLTRFTRRLGQMLCVTFQSIKSWLLAFLFTEVEEEEPEVKEKKSPKARGKALSREREVVPVVINPPPEPSPPLIQPAVSAEEPAQARVYPESPVPPVGEDEKKARRRPKVNIQAEDPAGKEGEDTTSEQPGPYVLPPLSLLTRPVRVKNPRLEKDITDRIKILEDTLDSFGVKVKVTQVSCGPTVTRYEVQPAPGVKVSRIVSLADDIALSLAAAQVRIEAPIPGKAAVGIEVPNKEIAVVHLREVLEDPAFMESSSKLTVALGKDIAGNPVIADLAKMPHLLIAGTTGSGKSVCLNALICSLLFKATPQELKLLMIDPKMVELTQYNGIPHLLAPVVSQPKKAAAALQWMVGEMEKRYELFAGAGVKDITRYNRLMHKENGGLGALPLVVVLIDELADLMMVAPADVEDAICRLAQMARAAGIHLVVATQRPSVDVITGLIKANISSRIAFAVSSQIDSRTILDMAGAEKLLGRGDMLFLPIGASKPIRVQGVYVSDREVEDLVTYVKQQGRPEYNPNFLKGEESSEDNSGAEDELFPAAVKVILETGQASISMLQRRLRIGYTRAARLMDMMEARGFVGGHEGTKARAILTNWEEYQELFGAKEE
- a CDS encoding helix-turn-helix domain-containing protein produces the protein MEKVGEVLRAARQAKGISLREVEEATKIRLRYLEALEKGEYNQIPGRVYALGFVRSYARYLGLDVHAVMQQFKQEYPTEEDNNPVEEQRLAAKGYAREKRRHWLLVPAVLLVLWGINWLYNHYRPSLDQSASPPQPQVTEPAPVAPAPQQPVTEPPPVGTTPQVQGVEVKVRASGDCWVGVTVDGKNDFAGVLKAGESRIFQGKEKIIVTLGSAGAVEVTINGQVQPSLGRVGDVVTFEATKDSSQAKIMRKR
- the rimO gene encoding 30S ribosomal protein S12 methylthiotransferase RimO — translated: MIKTAVVTLGCAKNQVDSEYMLGVLDKNRFALVGDPREAEVVIVNTCSFITAAKQEALETILGLAQGEPRPYIIVAGCLAQQHAQELWQELPEVAAFIGPGAISRLPRIIERVLKGERLLDVPLPDKEEGELPRLTEKGRPYAYLKIAEGCDNRCSYCTIPAIKGPYRSRPLEKLVAEARTLAAAGVKELILVAQDTTAYGLDCYGEYRLPRLLRELARIPEIEWLRILYAYPTRITPELVEVMATEAKVLPYLDLPLQHASEPVLRRMNRPGSLTASIKTIERLRRAMPEIALRSTFIVGFPGEREEDFQILLDFLGSIKFDWVGAFKYSPEAGTTAAGLPDQVPEEVKEERYRKLMLYQQPITRACNERWVGRQVQVLTEGPGVGRSFRQAPEVDGLIYMQGGTLPAGTMATVKLTRVHGNYDLMGEVEAKGRCGSPAR